The proteins below come from a single Thalassotalea ponticola genomic window:
- a CDS encoding NAD(P)/FAD-dependent oxidoreductase: MRFSQLKFDVVVIGAGAAGLFCAATAAKRGRRVLVVDHAKRPGKKILISGGGRCNFTNYYIEPEKYLCNNPHFCKSALSQYTQWDFIALVERYNIAYHEKTLGQLFCDDSAKDIVAMLVSECEQHQVSFSYQTEILAVEKRDDNQYHINTSKADFDCESLVIATGGLSMPKLGATPFAYKIAEQFGLQVLPTRAGLVPFTLLPELKTPLAEVSGVSMPTRISANNMAFSEDMLITHRGLSGPAVLQISSYWQPGDDINIDLYPNGDFSEVLSNALQEQPNVSLKNLLNVNFAKRFVEKLLPLIGLDNVPIKQLNHKQQARLVDTIHNWTVKPSGTEGYRTAEVTLGGVNTDHLSSKTMEVKTCPGLYFIGEAMDVTGWLGGYNFQWAWSSGYVAGQHA, from the coding sequence ATGAGGTTTAGTCAGTTGAAATTTGATGTTGTAGTTATCGGCGCAGGCGCCGCTGGATTGTTTTGTGCGGCCACAGCAGCGAAACGCGGTCGTCGCGTATTGGTTGTTGATCACGCCAAACGCCCGGGTAAAAAGATTTTGATTTCCGGCGGTGGTCGCTGTAACTTCACTAACTACTACATCGAGCCGGAAAAGTACTTGTGTAATAACCCGCACTTTTGTAAATCGGCGCTGAGTCAATACACCCAGTGGGATTTTATTGCGCTGGTTGAACGCTACAATATTGCCTACCACGAAAAAACGTTAGGCCAATTATTTTGCGACGATAGCGCTAAAGACATTGTCGCCATGTTGGTTAGTGAGTGTGAACAACATCAGGTGTCGTTTAGCTATCAAACCGAGATTTTGGCTGTTGAAAAGCGCGATGACAACCAGTATCACATTAACACCAGCAAAGCGGATTTTGATTGTGAAAGCTTGGTTATCGCCACAGGCGGTCTATCAATGCCTAAACTTGGCGCAACGCCATTTGCCTATAAAATTGCCGAACAATTTGGCTTACAAGTGCTACCTACCCGCGCCGGCTTGGTACCGTTTACCTTACTACCTGAATTAAAAACCCCCTTGGCGGAGGTTTCAGGTGTTTCAATGCCTACCCGTATCAGTGCCAACAACATGGCATTTAGCGAGGATATGCTGATTACCCATCGCGGTCTTTCGGGACCTGCGGTACTGCAAATATCATCTTATTGGCAACCCGGCGATGACATAAATATAGACCTTTATCCCAATGGGGACTTTAGTGAAGTGCTGAGTAATGCCTTGCAAGAGCAACCTAATGTATCTCTTAAAAACCTATTGAATGTGAACTTTGCTAAGCGATTTGTCGAAAAGCTATTACCACTTATTGGTTTAGATAACGTACCGATTAAACAACTTAATCACAAGCAACAAGCCAGGCTAGTGGATACTATTCACAACTGGACCGTTAAGCCATCGGGTACCGAAGGCTATCGCACGGCCGAAGTAACACTAGGTGGGGTAAACACCGATCATTTATCATCCAAAACCATGGAAGTGAAAACATGCCCTGGCCTGTATTTTATTGGCGAAGCTATGGATGTCACCGGTTGGTTAGGGGGCTACAACTTTCAGTGGGCGTGGAGCTCTGGTTACGTTGCCGGTCAACACGCATAG
- a CDS encoding HEAT repeat domain-containing protein, with product MLSVLLLALLSFSAGAIDKDIEPDSCETPEKCIAKIFEVFDRDSTPGQYPSMPEQAIIKKLTLFKDDGLPFIINLLEEDNELIARIGAVALREVESIDEKFLPKIIAGLDRDISWLAPSLAKVGTPNAAEVAVKKYLVSRSAPHNQEGYAVRLFGQSVLPYIIKAIHCEYKCNDDTYYLLGSALEDMADNDKTEAAKKLINVALAPSVDEEIKIGALQVISFLGEAGKLIEPQILDLRNNEQNFIRAANEALIGIKSKHAGEIYAKALAEGADIYILRDIAELGQNAVGAGAAVTQLLDSDDMDVKLFAARTIGYIGYKNAEHKLVTLLNDKTDVQINFVAAESLGRIKSKDALSSLKVVAENHWYPAVRSAALKAIEHIGNGQAYESEFHRKNFAFEYFHFQHMDIKACDEVTLETVAEPASQKLYSQNASEQLEKLTYKSVILSYGASDEEQQKADNPGGIIEVNSHNIIEHRQEIVQVPRVALKVANGWLVGSDRGEWGGELVHIADDGEQTNLLDENIEDIYKLGERYIATTGLAHLTMNDGLIYELHVDGRGNWKSKPWLRLPGSAYSSWFVETGELLINTSGGGSLLLSETGSFRMATCK from the coding sequence ATGCTTTCGGTGCTTTTACTGGCACTATTGTCGTTTTCTGCGGGTGCAATAGACAAAGATATTGAACCCGATAGCTGCGAAACACCAGAAAAATGCATTGCTAAAATATTTGAAGTATTTGACAGAGATTCGACACCTGGTCAATACCCTTCTATGCCTGAACAAGCAATCATCAAAAAACTAACACTTTTTAAAGACGATGGATTGCCTTTCATTATTAATTTACTGGAAGAAGATAACGAACTTATCGCTCGAATAGGGGCTGTAGCACTTAGAGAGGTTGAGAGTATTGATGAAAAATTCCTGCCCAAAATCATAGCAGGTTTAGATAGGGATATTTCATGGTTAGCACCATCTCTTGCGAAGGTTGGGACTCCAAATGCTGCTGAAGTGGCAGTGAAAAAATATTTAGTATCCAGAAGCGCTCCTCACAATCAAGAAGGCTATGCCGTTCGGCTCTTCGGTCAGAGTGTTTTGCCTTACATTATTAAAGCAATACATTGTGAGTATAAATGTAATGATGATACTTACTACCTATTAGGTAGTGCATTAGAAGATATGGCAGATAATGATAAAACTGAAGCAGCCAAAAAGCTAATAAATGTCGCTTTAGCTCCCTCTGTAGATGAAGAGATAAAAATTGGGGCATTACAAGTTATCAGTTTTCTAGGTGAGGCTGGAAAACTGATAGAGCCACAAATATTAGATTTAAGGAACAATGAACAAAACTTTATCCGTGCCGCTAATGAAGCCTTAATAGGGATTAAGTCAAAGCATGCGGGAGAAATATACGCCAAAGCTCTAGCTGAAGGTGCTGATATTTATATTCTTAGGGATATAGCTGAATTGGGTCAGAATGCTGTTGGGGCTGGGGCCGCAGTAACTCAGTTACTTGATAGCGATGATATGGACGTTAAGCTCTTTGCGGCGAGAACAATAGGCTACATTGGATATAAAAACGCTGAGCACAAATTAGTTACATTGCTGAATGATAAAACTGATGTTCAAATAAATTTTGTAGCAGCTGAATCGCTTGGGCGAATAAAATCAAAAGACGCACTGAGTTCGCTTAAAGTGGTTGCAGAAAATCATTGGTATCCGGCCGTAAGGAGTGCAGCTCTAAAAGCGATAGAACATATAGGCAATGGGCAAGCTTACGAGAGTGAATTTCATAGAAAGAACTTTGCTTTTGAGTATTTCCACTTTCAACATATGGACATTAAAGCTTGCGATGAAGTTACTTTAGAAACCGTTGCTGAGCCGGCGTCTCAAAAGCTTTACTCACAAAATGCGTCTGAGCAACTTGAAAAGTTAACATATAAATCCGTTATTTTAAGTTATGGTGCCAGTGATGAAGAACAACAAAAAGCTGATAACCCAGGCGGCATCATTGAAGTTAATTCTCATAATATTATTGAACATAGGCAGGAGATTGTTCAAGTACCACGAGTAGCATTAAAAGTAGCTAATGGTTGGCTTGTTGGAAGCGATAGAGGTGAGTGGGGCGGAGAGTTAGTCCATATCGCCGATGATGGAGAGCAGACTAACTTATTAGATGAAAATATAGAAGATATCTACAAATTAGGGGAACGTTACATCGCAACAACAGGTTTAGCACACCTTACTATGAACGATGGACTGATCTATGAATTGCATGTAGATGGTAGGGGAAACTGGAAAAGCAAACCTTGGCTTAGATTACCTGGTTCAGCTTACTCATCTTGGTTTGTGGAAACAGGAGAGTTGCTTATCAATACTAGTGGTGGCGGAAGTTTATTATTGTCTGAAACGGGCAGCTTTAGAATGGCTACGTGTAAATAA
- the ftnA gene encoding non-heme ferritin, protein MLKKPMIEQLNEQINMEFYSSNLYLQMSAWCEDAGFEGAAAFMRKHAIEEMQHMNRLFNYVSETGAMPIIGAIEAPPHDFESLVDVFKETYKHECLITERINALAHTAFTTQDYSTFNFLQWFVAEQHEEETLFKSIIDKIELVGKDGHALFFVDKDLAEMAKNGPVSVEPPADGA, encoded by the coding sequence ATGTTAAAGAAACCTATGATTGAGCAGCTCAACGAGCAAATCAATATGGAATTTTATTCTTCAAACCTGTACTTACAAATGAGTGCATGGTGTGAAGACGCTGGCTTTGAAGGCGCTGCTGCTTTTATGCGCAAGCATGCGATTGAAGAAATGCAGCATATGAACCGCTTGTTTAACTACGTAAGTGAAACCGGTGCAATGCCTATCATTGGTGCCATTGAAGCGCCACCACACGATTTTGAATCACTCGTTGACGTATTCAAAGAAACTTATAAGCACGAATGTTTGATAACCGAACGCATTAACGCGTTAGCGCATACGGCGTTTACTACTCAAGACTATTCAACCTTTAACTTTTTGCAATGGTTTGTGGCAGAACAGCACGAAGAAGAAACTTTATTTAAATCTATTATCGACAAAATTGAATTGGTTGGTAAAGACGGGCACGCTTTATTCTTCGTTGATAAAGACTTGGCTGAAATGGCGAAAAATGGCCCGGTATCGGTAGAGCCACCGGCCGACGGCGCTTAG
- a CDS encoding peroxiredoxin, producing the protein MIQVNDKVPAGNLGQMVDGSMVNHNTDELFAGKTTVLFAVPGAFTPTCSEAHLPGFVVHFDEFKALGVDQVACVAVNDAFVMDAWGKSQNAENLLMLADGDASFHKALGLTMDTGAFGGTRSQRYAMVIKDGIVSKLFVEQPKQFSVSSAENVLANL; encoded by the coding sequence ATGATTCAAGTCAACGATAAAGTACCAGCTGGTAACTTGGGCCAGATGGTCGATGGCAGTATGGTAAACCATAACACCGATGAGCTGTTCGCCGGTAAAACCACGGTATTATTTGCTGTTCCTGGCGCGTTTACGCCAACGTGCTCAGAAGCTCACTTACCTGGGTTTGTCGTCCATTTTGACGAGTTTAAAGCCCTAGGTGTTGACCAAGTTGCCTGTGTTGCCGTAAACGACGCTTTTGTCATGGATGCATGGGGCAAAAGTCAAAATGCTGAAAATTTATTAATGCTTGCCGATGGTGACGCGAGTTTCCACAAGGCCCTTGGGCTGACCATGGACACAGGCGCGTTTGGCGGAACCCGATCTCAGCGTTATGCTATGGTCATCAAAGATGGTATCGTAAGCAAACTTTTTGTCGAACAACCGAAACAGTTTAGTGTTAGCAGCGCTGAGAACGTGTTAGCTAATTTATAA
- a CDS encoding hydrogen peroxide-inducible genes activator, whose protein sequence is MVTLKQIQYALAVDKTRHFKNAALACHVSQSALSTAISELEKHLGVQLFERNNKQVLVTAFGREFLTKARQIQVQIDELEQLTAVNKSPLSAPMAIGVIPTIGPYLLPKVLPALREQYPEFKLKIVEEQSHVLVDMVRNGELDSAILALPYETSGLLTFQFWQEDFYWITHCDNVSTAKQHISSAELKFEKLMLLKDGHCLKDHALAACHLQGYHSDDEFDSASLYTLIQMVAGKLGTTLVPEMALSQLIYPQSELAALHLSEPGPHRSIAFITRANYVRVNDITLLQQLFKNELNSHAKSTQL, encoded by the coding sequence ATGGTGACGTTAAAACAAATTCAATACGCCTTAGCGGTAGATAAAACTCGGCACTTTAAAAACGCCGCACTGGCGTGTCACGTATCACAATCAGCGCTGAGTACAGCCATTAGTGAGTTAGAGAAACATTTGGGTGTGCAACTGTTTGAGCGCAACAACAAGCAAGTGTTGGTGACCGCCTTTGGCCGTGAGTTTTTAACCAAAGCGCGTCAAATTCAGGTTCAAATAGATGAATTAGAGCAGTTAACAGCGGTCAATAAATCGCCCTTGTCTGCACCTATGGCAATTGGCGTTATCCCGACAATTGGGCCGTACTTGTTACCTAAGGTATTGCCAGCGCTGCGTGAGCAGTATCCTGAGTTTAAATTAAAAATTGTTGAAGAACAGTCTCATGTGTTGGTTGATATGGTGCGCAACGGCGAACTTGACAGTGCTATTTTAGCCTTGCCGTATGAGACATCGGGCTTGTTGACCTTTCAGTTTTGGCAAGAAGACTTTTATTGGATCACACACTGCGATAATGTGTCTACGGCAAAACAGCACATATCAAGTGCCGAATTAAAGTTTGAAAAACTGATGCTGTTAAAAGATGGACACTGCTTAAAAGATCACGCGTTAGCGGCTTGCCATTTGCAAGGCTATCACAGTGATGATGAGTTCGATTCGGCCAGTTTGTATACCCTTATTCAAATGGTGGCGGGAAAACTCGGTACCACACTCGTGCCAGAAATGGCATTGTCGCAATTAATCTATCCACAGTCTGAACTGGCGGCACTGCATTTAAGCGAGCCGGGTCCACATCGCAGTATTGCGTTTATTACCCGGGCCAATTATGTTCGCGTTAACGACATCACCCTGCTGCAGCAATTATTTAAAAATGAACTGAACAGTCATGCAAAGTCCACACAGCTATGA
- the ahpC gene encoding alkyl hydroperoxide reductase subunit C, producing the protein MAQIGKHIPEFKAQAFHNGDFVEVTSESTKGKWSIFLFYPADFTFVCPTELEDMANHYQELQELGVEVYAVSTDTHFSHKAWHDSSEAIGKIKFPMVGDQTGQITRGFDVMIEEDHMAHRGTFLVDPDGIIQVAQIHAGGIGRSAKDMVRNVKAAQYVRENDGEVCPAAWEKGQATLTPSLDLVGKI; encoded by the coding sequence ATGGCACAGATTGGTAAGCACATTCCAGAATTTAAAGCACAAGCGTTCCACAATGGCGACTTTGTAGAGGTGACCTCAGAAAGTACCAAAGGCAAATGGAGCATCTTTTTATTCTACCCTGCTGATTTTACGTTTGTTTGCCCAACAGAATTAGAAGATATGGCTAACCACTACCAGGAGCTTCAAGAGCTTGGTGTAGAAGTATACGCAGTATCAACTGACACGCACTTTTCACATAAAGCGTGGCATGACTCGTCTGAGGCTATCGGCAAAATTAAATTCCCGATGGTGGGTGATCAAACAGGTCAAATTACGCGTGGCTTTGATGTGATGATTGAAGAAGATCACATGGCACACCGCGGTACATTTTTGGTCGACCCAGATGGCATCATTCAAGTAGCGCAAATCCACGCTGGTGGCATTGGCCGCAGCGCAAAAGACATGGTTCGCAATGTTAAAGCCGCACAATACGTACGTGAAAACGACGGTGAAGTTTGCCCTGCCGCATGGGAAAAAGGTCAAGCGACCCTAACGCCAAGCCTAGATTTAGTCGGCAAAATCTAA
- the ahpF gene encoding alkyl hydroperoxide reductase subunit F, with the protein MLSQEILTTLKSYTADMAKPVTLVLQTGEHAKRDELVQFLNQLCSVSDNLHLKQADISLRSPLSFVVEVDGALNGIIFSGIPGGHEFNSLVLAILQSSGSAIKLDNNIKSMLEKIDDELHFEVFVSLSCHNCPDVVQALNQFALVNEKINSEMIDGGEFQDIIAERNIQGVPSVYLNGELFANGKIDTAQLIDKLVQRYSYIAQQQSTEQLPLQDVTVIGSGPAGVAAAIYAARKGLNVTVVGDRFGGQVKDTVDIENLISVSKTTGNQLAANLQAHLNDYQITLKEHVRVDKIETPVDAASKDKTLYLSSGEVINSKTVIIATGAKWRQLGVPGEQENIGSGVAYCPHCDGPFFKGKNVAVVGGGNSGIEAALDLAGMVNHVTVLEFMEDFKADQVLLDKAQQHPKINLISNAKTEQITAAGGKVNAIEYTDRVSNETRRVDVAGVFVQIGLVPNSDFLQNAVECTPYGEVIIDEKCQTSTPGIYAAGDVSTVPYKQIVIAMGEGSKAALSAFEYIIKEY; encoded by the coding sequence ATGTTATCGCAAGAAATCTTAACAACTCTAAAAAGCTACACCGCCGATATGGCAAAACCGGTAACCTTAGTTTTACAAACAGGCGAGCACGCAAAACGCGATGAGCTTGTTCAGTTTCTCAATCAACTGTGCTCAGTCTCAGATAATTTGCACCTCAAACAAGCAGACATAAGCTTGCGTAGCCCCCTATCTTTCGTTGTAGAAGTAGACGGAGCGCTCAATGGCATTATTTTCTCAGGCATCCCTGGAGGCCATGAATTTAACTCGCTGGTATTGGCCATTTTACAATCGTCGGGCAGCGCAATTAAGTTAGATAACAACATCAAAAGCATGCTCGAAAAGATTGATGACGAGTTACATTTTGAGGTGTTTGTGTCACTCAGCTGTCACAACTGCCCAGACGTCGTTCAAGCGCTAAATCAGTTCGCGCTGGTCAATGAAAAGATCAATAGCGAAATGATCGACGGTGGCGAGTTTCAAGACATTATTGCCGAGCGAAATATTCAAGGTGTGCCGAGTGTCTATTTGAATGGCGAATTGTTTGCCAACGGTAAAATCGACACTGCCCAACTCATTGATAAATTGGTTCAACGCTACAGTTACATAGCGCAACAACAGTCTACCGAGCAACTGCCACTGCAAGACGTGACGGTTATAGGTTCAGGCCCTGCGGGTGTTGCCGCGGCGATTTACGCGGCGCGCAAGGGTCTCAATGTCACTGTTGTTGGCGATCGATTTGGCGGACAAGTTAAAGATACAGTCGATATTGAAAACCTAATTTCGGTATCGAAAACAACCGGTAATCAGCTTGCAGCAAATTTACAAGCGCACCTTAACGATTATCAAATTACGTTAAAAGAGCACGTTCGTGTCGATAAAATTGAAACGCCTGTTGATGCTGCAAGCAAAGACAAAACCTTGTATTTGTCGTCAGGCGAGGTGATCAATTCAAAAACGGTGATTATTGCCACAGGCGCCAAGTGGCGGCAACTCGGTGTACCGGGTGAACAAGAAAACATCGGTTCAGGTGTGGCGTATTGCCCACACTGTGACGGGCCATTCTTTAAAGGCAAAAATGTTGCGGTTGTCGGCGGTGGTAATTCGGGTATCGAAGCCGCACTAGATTTAGCCGGCATGGTCAATCACGTTACTGTCCTTGAGTTCATGGAGGACTTTAAGGCCGACCAAGTTTTGCTTGATAAAGCGCAACAACACCCGAAAATTAACTTAATAAGCAATGCCAAAACTGAGCAAATTACCGCTGCAGGTGGCAAGGTCAATGCAATTGAGTATACCGATCGCGTGAGTAACGAAACCCGACGCGTTGACGTTGCCGGGGTATTTGTCCAAATCGGTTTGGTGCCAAACAGTGACTTTTTACAAAATGCGGTAGAGTGCACACCATACGGTGAAGTGATTATTGACGAAAAATGCCAAACATCAACCCCAGGTATTTATGCGGCGGGTGATGTATCAACCGTACCGTATAAGCAAATTGTGATAGCTATGGGAGAGGGTTCAAAAGCGGCTTTATCGGCATTCGAATATATTATTAAAGAATATTAA
- a CDS encoding class I SAM-dependent methyltransferase codes for MKAEGVSERWQLPYAGELRDISKVKSPYYLLVSDDHVALHKTDEPKLGGIHVDFVGGAAGHRRKFGGGRGQDIAKAVGLKHGFNPHVLDATAGLGRDAFVLANLGCRLTMIERQQPVAALLDDGLRRAQQDEELGAWISERMQLIHASSIDAMASEQALADIDVVYLDPMYPHREKSAAVKKEMRVFQGLVGSDPDADQLLDKALAIAKYRVVVKRPNYAEPLAGRKPSTSIKMKKNRFDIYVVQGLPKS; via the coding sequence ATGAAAGCCGAAGGTGTCAGCGAGCGCTGGCAGTTACCTTATGCGGGTGAGCTCAGAGACATTAGTAAAGTAAAGAGCCCGTATTACTTGCTGGTTAGCGACGACCACGTTGCCTTACACAAAACGGACGAGCCGAAACTGGGTGGTATTCACGTTGATTTTGTTGGCGGAGCTGCTGGCCATCGACGCAAGTTTGGCGGAGGACGAGGTCAAGACATCGCCAAAGCGGTGGGTTTAAAACACGGCTTTAACCCACATGTGCTTGATGCTACGGCAGGTCTTGGTCGAGATGCTTTTGTCTTAGCTAACTTGGGCTGTCGACTGACGATGATTGAGCGGCAACAACCGGTCGCGGCACTGTTAGATGATGGTTTGAGACGAGCGCAACAGGATGAAGAACTTGGCGCCTGGATTAGCGAGAGGATGCAGCTTATTCACGCATCGAGTATTGATGCAATGGCCAGTGAGCAGGCGTTGGCCGATATTGATGTGGTTTATCTGGACCCCATGTATCCACACCGAGAAAAGTCGGCTGCGGTGAAAAAAGAGATGCGTGTTTTTCAAGGCTTGGTTGGCAGCGATCCCGATGCCGATCAGTTATTGGATAAAGCGTTGGCGATCGCAAAATACCGCGTGGTGGTAAAACGCCCCAATTACGCCGAGCCACTTGCCGGTAGAAAGCCGTCTACATCTATTAAAATGAAAAAAAATCGCTTTGATATTTATGTTGTGCAAGGCTTACCGAAAAGCTAG
- a CDS encoding DNA-3-methyladenine glycosylase I has translation MEKIASIYQRALERKGSETNLQMLIQGNASLAQNKRELSVLGSDRFLSEFTKKVFQSGFVWRVVEQKWPDFEEQFFQFSIEKILMMPDEMLEQKAANPKIIRNFKKVQTIKANAQMIYDVDVEQGSFAEFIANWPETDIIGLWAYLKKHGQRLGGNTGPYALRALGKDTFLLSRDVEAYFRSRDLISGGLSSKTSLTKIQACFNEWQQQSGYSMQTISRLIALSCGDNYVPA, from the coding sequence ATGGAAAAAATTGCGAGTATTTACCAACGCGCCCTAGAGCGCAAAGGCAGCGAAACAAACTTACAGATGCTGATTCAGGGTAATGCCAGTTTGGCTCAAAATAAGCGTGAATTATCAGTCTTAGGCAGCGATCGATTTTTGTCTGAATTCACCAAGAAAGTGTTTCAATCTGGCTTTGTCTGGCGTGTGGTTGAGCAAAAGTGGCCCGACTTTGAAGAGCAATTCTTTCAATTCTCTATTGAAAAGATATTAATGATGCCGGACGAGATGCTTGAGCAAAAAGCGGCAAACCCAAAAATCATTCGCAATTTCAAAAAGGTGCAGACCATTAAGGCCAATGCGCAAATGATTTACGATGTCGATGTTGAACAGGGAAGCTTTGCCGAGTTTATCGCCAACTGGCCAGAAACCGATATTATTGGCCTTTGGGCGTATCTGAAAAAGCACGGTCAACGGTTAGGCGGGAATACTGGCCCTTATGCATTGCGCGCACTCGGCAAGGATACTTTTTTACTAAGTCGTGATGTTGAAGCCTATTTTCGTTCACGCGATTTAATTAGTGGTGGCTTGTCGTCAAAAACCAGCTTAACTAAAATTCAAGCATGTTTTAATGAATGGCAGCAACAAAGTGGCTATAGTATGCAAACCATCAGTCGCCTCATTGCTCTGAGTTGTGGCGATAACTATGTGCCAGCCTAA
- the prlC gene encoding oligopeptidase A has translation MSNPLLEQAQQDGALPLFSQIKPEHIQPAVERAIADAKQAIEAVVARKQGYTWQNLVAYLDKVDDVLEKVWSPISHLNSVVNSDELRQAYDACLPILSEYSTWVGQHQGLYDAYLQFSRSDEYKTLATEQKQVVKHALRDFKLSGIALADDKKQRYGEIQTRLSELSSKFSNNLLDATGAFTVLIEDEAELSGLPQSAIDGAQQAAESQNKQGWLFTLDIPSYLPVMMYSDNEALREKMYTAYVTRASELGPNAGEFDNSDIMSETLALRHEMAQLLGFDNYAEESLATKMAENTQQVFAFLQDLAQKSKPQGEQDLAELTEFAAQEFNKQTLQPWDLAYYSEKLKQARYAISDEDLRPYFPEHKVIAGLFEVVERLYGITIKAQQGVDTWHQDVSFYHVYDSDNNLRGSFYFDLYARDKKRGGAWMADCIGRRQLDDGTVQLPVAFLTCNFTKPVGDKPALFTHDEVVTLFHEFGHGLHHMLTQVNAAGVAGINGVPWDAVELPSQFLENWCWEPEALAFLSGHYQTGEPLPQEMLDKMLAAKNFQSAMQMLRQLEFSLFDFTIHADYDPKQGDRIQDTLNLVRQKYAVVNAPEFNRFQHSFGHIFAGGYAAGYYSYKWAEVLSADAYSRFEEEGIFNRDTGKDFLQCILEKGGSEEPMALFKAFRGREPQVDALLRHSGINA, from the coding sequence ATGAGCAACCCATTATTAGAGCAAGCACAACAAGACGGTGCTTTGCCGTTGTTTTCACAAATCAAACCAGAGCACATTCAACCCGCAGTAGAGCGTGCAATCGCTGATGCGAAACAAGCTATTGAAGCCGTTGTCGCTCGTAAGCAGGGCTACACCTGGCAAAACTTGGTGGCATATTTAGACAAAGTTGACGACGTGTTAGAAAAAGTCTGGTCTCCGATTTCGCATTTAAACTCGGTGGTAAATAGCGACGAACTCCGCCAAGCATACGATGCGTGTTTGCCAATACTTTCTGAGTACAGCACCTGGGTTGGTCAACACCAAGGTTTATACGATGCTTATCTACAATTCTCCCGAAGCGATGAGTACAAAACGTTAGCCACCGAACAAAAACAAGTGGTTAAGCACGCGTTACGCGATTTTAAACTTTCAGGTATTGCTTTGGCTGACGACAAAAAGCAGCGTTACGGTGAAATTCAAACTCGACTGAGTGAGTTATCTTCTAAGTTTAGTAATAATCTTCTCGATGCAACAGGTGCATTTACCGTACTAATTGAAGACGAAGCCGAGCTAAGCGGGTTACCTCAGAGCGCTATTGATGGTGCGCAACAGGCAGCCGAGAGCCAAAACAAGCAGGGCTGGTTATTTACCCTTGATATCCCGAGCTATTTGCCGGTGATGATGTACAGTGACAACGAGGCGTTACGTGAAAAAATGTATACCGCTTACGTTACCCGCGCATCAGAATTGGGACCAAATGCCGGCGAGTTTGACAACAGTGACATCATGAGTGAAACGCTGGCGCTGCGTCATGAAATGGCACAGTTACTGGGCTTTGACAATTATGCTGAAGAGTCGCTGGCAACCAAAATGGCCGAGAACACTCAACAGGTATTTGCATTTTTACAAGATCTGGCGCAAAAGTCTAAGCCACAGGGTGAACAAGATTTAGCTGAACTAACCGAATTTGCGGCGCAAGAGTTTAACAAACAAACCTTACAACCTTGGGACTTGGCCTATTACTCAGAAAAATTAAAGCAGGCTCGATACGCTATTTCAGATGAAGACTTGCGTCCGTATTTTCCAGAACACAAAGTGATAGCTGGTTTGTTTGAAGTGGTTGAGCGCTTGTACGGGATTACGATAAAAGCTCAACAAGGTGTTGATACCTGGCATCAAGATGTTAGCTTTTATCACGTCTATGACAGCGATAACAACCTGCGCGGTAGTTTCTATTTCGACTTGTACGCGCGGGATAAAAAGCGCGGTGGTGCGTGGATGGCCGACTGTATTGGCCGTCGTCAGTTAGACGATGGTACTGTGCAGTTACCGGTTGCATTCTTAACGTGTAATTTTACCAAGCCAGTGGGTGATAAACCGGCGCTGTTTACCCATGATGAAGTCGTTACGTTGTTTCACGAATTTGGTCACGGTTTACACCATATGTTAACCCAAGTGAATGCCGCCGGCGTTGCTGGTATTAATGGCGTTCCATGGGATGCGGTAGAATTACCGAGTCAGTTTTTAGAAAATTGGTGTTGGGAGCCTGAAGCGCTAGCGTTTTTATCTGGTCATTACCAAACGGGCGAACCTTTACCGCAGGAGATGCTCGATAAAATGCTGGCAGCCAAAAACTTTCAATCGGCAATGCAAATGCTGCGTCAATTGGAGTTTAGTTTATTTGATTTTACCATTCACGCAGATTACGACCCGAAACAAGGCGATCGCATTCAAGATACGCTAAATTTAGTTCGTCAAAAATACGCAGTGGTTAACGCCCCTGAGTTTAATCGCTTTCAACACAGCTTCGGTCATATTTTTGCTGGCGGTTACGCGGCGGGCTATTACTCGTATAAGTGGGCAGAGGTGTTATCGGCAGATGCTTACTCGCGCTTTGAAGAAGAGGGGATTTTCAACCGTGATACAGGTAAAGACTTCTTACAGTGTATTTTAGAAAAAGGGGGTAGCGAAGAGCCGATGGCGTTGTTTAAGGCGTTTCGCGGTCGCGAACCTCAGGTTGATGCACTGTTGCGCCATTCAGGGATTAACGCCTAA